The following proteins are co-located in the Acidicapsa acidisoli genome:
- a CDS encoding amidohydrolase family protein → MLGQEHPHPRAYGTFPRILRKYVREEQALTLEDAIRKFTALPAQRMRFTDRGVLKEGMWADVVIFDPATIRDMATFEQPNQLSQGMDYVLVNGVPVIAAGKMTAALPGKVLRGAGYVAR, encoded by the coding sequence CTGCTCGGCCAGGAACACCCGCATCCTCGGGCCTACGGCACGTTTCCCCGCATTCTGCGCAAGTACGTCCGCGAAGAGCAGGCGCTCACGCTGGAGGATGCCATTCGCAAGTTCACCGCGCTTCCGGCGCAGCGGATGCGCTTTACAGATCGCGGTGTCTTGAAGGAGGGAATGTGGGCGGATGTGGTGATCTTTGACCCGGCAACGATCCGGGATATGGCTACCTTCGAGCAGCCCAATCAGCTTTCGCAGGGCATGGATTATGTGCTGGTCAATGGAGTTCCGGTGATCGCGGCGGGAAAAATGACCGCAGCTCTACCGGGGAAGGTTTTGCGCGGAGCCGGGTATGTAGCGCGATAA
- a CDS encoding bactofilin family protein, translating to MWKPSQPGASSVPPAPEPVRPTATPAPTYEPPARAAAPTGDQATIGKGLVIKGEISGSESLFIDGKVEGTINLPGNRVTVGRNGQVAANITSREIVVLGKVRGNITATDRVDIRSEGALTGDVTAARISIEDGAFFKGGIDIRKPDAKSGAPAPAAEPVKAVQA from the coding sequence ATGTGGAAACCCAGTCAGCCAGGAGCATCGTCCGTGCCGCCAGCACCCGAGCCGGTTCGTCCCACGGCTACCCCCGCCCCTACGTATGAGCCGCCTGCGCGCGCGGCAGCTCCGACCGGCGATCAGGCCACCATCGGCAAGGGTCTCGTTATCAAGGGCGAGATCAGCGGCAGCGAGTCGCTTTTCATCGATGGCAAGGTCGAAGGAACCATTAACCTGCCCGGCAATCGCGTGACCGTCGGCCGTAACGGCCAGGTTGCCGCCAACATCACCTCGCGCGAGATCGTTGTGCTGGGGAAGGTGCGCGGCAATATCACGGCGACCGACCGCGTCGATATCCGCAGCGAAGGTGCTTTGACCGGCGACGTAACCGCAGCCCGCATCAGCATCGAAGATGGCGCCTTCTTCAAAGGCGGCATCGACATCCGCAAGCCCGATGCCAAGTCAGGCGCACCAGCACCGGCAGCCGAGCCCGTTAAGGCAGTGCAGGCGTAA
- the murJ gene encoding murein biosynthesis integral membrane protein MurJ, which translates to MAKLPPEDFLPGIGPQDPVEDIVQSRPMTVTSAPTEDGARPSKIARVLRLLRPSHSHTAYTATVLLMASSFLSGIIGLVRGKYIAWLFGAGPQTDAYQAAFRLPDLMNNFLVGGAVSITFVTILNKYKERGQESEGERVLSIVLSLVVLVLIAATIVLMFLAGPYIRHTNPGFTPEQVELSARMTRILLPGQIFFFAGGVLSATLLVRKQFLFQAMTPILYNLCIICGGMLLARRLGVSALAVGATVGAFLGAFLLNAIGAARAGVKYRWGIDLHHPGLRDWLQMTVPLMFGFTLPFLDPYFAGYYASHGAGDITRLTNAKQLFSAPMAVLAQAAGAASMPFFAKLWAQEKRYDFAVEVADSVSRVAALGLLAASAMIALAPVLVDLVFRGGLYTSAIAGQTAGYFALFSVSLFLWSAQAIYARAFYASGTTWLPMLSSTVVTIAAFPLYGIGYRWHGAAGLAVASDVGIALQTLALAVLLHQRRMVSLASIDYRELGRCLVAGAASGVAVWAAVLGATHFLPGRSRWMDAAELVAGSALWLAITGVLLERLGSALPRATLRRLGLS; encoded by the coding sequence GTGGCCAAGCTTCCGCCAGAGGATTTTCTACCCGGCATCGGACCGCAAGATCCTGTCGAGGACATTGTGCAATCGCGTCCGATGACGGTGACGTCCGCTCCGACCGAGGATGGCGCGCGTCCGTCGAAAATTGCACGGGTGTTGCGTTTGCTTCGTCCCTCGCACAGCCATACTGCTTACACGGCGACGGTGCTGCTGATGGCGTCGTCCTTCCTGTCGGGCATTATTGGTCTGGTCCGGGGAAAATACATTGCCTGGCTCTTTGGCGCAGGGCCGCAGACGGACGCCTATCAGGCAGCCTTCCGCCTGCCCGACCTGATGAATAACTTCCTGGTGGGCGGAGCGGTATCGATCACCTTTGTCACTATTCTCAACAAATACAAAGAGCGCGGTCAGGAATCCGAGGGCGAGCGCGTCTTATCGATCGTGCTAAGTCTGGTTGTGCTTGTACTGATTGCAGCAACCATCGTCCTTATGTTCCTGGCTGGCCCGTACATCCGCCACACCAATCCTGGCTTTACCCCCGAGCAAGTGGAATTGTCGGCGCGTATGACCCGGATACTGCTGCCGGGGCAAATATTTTTCTTCGCAGGCGGCGTACTGAGCGCAACGCTACTGGTGCGCAAACAGTTTCTCTTTCAGGCGATGACGCCAATTCTTTACAACCTCTGCATTATCTGCGGAGGAATGCTGCTCGCGCGCCGTCTCGGTGTTTCGGCGCTTGCCGTGGGCGCGACCGTCGGCGCTTTTCTCGGCGCCTTTCTCCTCAACGCCATTGGAGCGGCGCGGGCAGGCGTGAAATATCGCTGGGGTATTGACTTGCACCATCCGGGACTGCGCGATTGGCTGCAAATGACTGTCCCTTTGATGTTCGGCTTTACTCTGCCGTTTCTCGACCCATACTTTGCGGGCTACTACGCCTCGCACGGCGCGGGCGATATCACCCGGCTGACAAATGCCAAGCAACTTTTTTCCGCACCGATGGCAGTGTTGGCGCAGGCAGCCGGGGCCGCTTCGATGCCGTTTTTCGCCAAACTCTGGGCGCAGGAAAAGCGATACGATTTCGCCGTCGAAGTAGCCGACTCTGTATCTCGCGTTGCGGCTCTTGGTCTGTTGGCGGCTTCTGCGATGATTGCGCTTGCGCCGGTGCTGGTGGATTTGGTGTTTCGCGGCGGCCTTTATACTTCTGCGATTGCGGGCCAGACCGCGGGATATTTCGCTCTCTTCTCCGTCTCACTCTTTCTCTGGTCAGCACAGGCTATCTATGCGCGGGCGTTCTATGCTTCGGGCACGACGTGGCTGCCGATGCTATCGAGTACGGTGGTCACGATTGCGGCCTTTCCGCTATACGGCATCGGGTATCGCTGGCACGGAGCCGCAGGTTTGGCGGTAGCATCGGACGTTGGGATCGCGCTGCAGACGCTTGCGCTGGCGGTATTGCTGCATCAACGCCGCATGGTGTCGCTGGCCAGCATCGACTATCGGGAGCTGGGCCGATGCCTGGTTGCTGGAGCCGCGAGCGGTGTAGCAGTTTGGGCGGCAGTTTTGGGCGCAACCCATTTTCTGCCCGGACGCAGCCGCTGGATGGACGCTGCGGAGTTGGTGGCAGGCTCCGCGTTATGGTTGGCGATTACCGGCGTGCTGCTGGAGCGGCTGGGATCGGCATTGCCCAGAGCGACGCTCAGGCGGCTTGGCCTTTCCTGA
- a CDS encoding prolyl oligopeptidase family serine peptidase, which produces MRTDWIALAIVLTTALTPVAIAAQTAKESPKEPARDTIRGGDHIHLPSPPAADAIPVVDNYYGTKITDNYRWLEDAKSAETRDFLDKQIAYTDRYLKQAKVRPEFADNLDALVHVTTWTTPIQRGDSYFFTKRLSGEEQPSIFMRHGWAASSAVKSIPKSAKQTTSEVGKDIRLIDPASLSRDPNTSVSLLEVSQDGSLLIYGVREGGADEEEVHIFNVKTRKSMEDSLPAERYQSVDFAPDLSGVYYSRFTHKGCLVYLHKFGTRPSSDILVFGREFRGEPLAEMDLISAKVTDDGHYLAVTISRGVPAKRVDIVFRDLKKPGNPFDLLIWGTDSRFAPLYSNGDWFVRTDYKAPNGRILRAIPGGVAPDAWETIVPEGPDVLDGANIVGNKLFVHRLKDVKSETTIYTLQGKATGAIQYDGIGDASVVSGSAKDRYGFYSFQSFIQPPTIYRYDTTTGKREIFAQPKTPFDSSEYELKQVFYKSKDGTRIPMFVAGKKGLKTDGSERLLMTGYGGFNLSETPDWNPLWAAWMAQGGWFALPNLRGGGEYGEAWHEQGMFAKKQNVFDDFYAAAEYLIANHYTSAAHFAISGRSNGGLLMGAAMTQRPDLFGAIWCGYPLLDMLRYQSFELGRLWTAEYGSAENEKDFPYIRKYSPYQNVKPDTAYPAIMFFTGDSDTRVDPLHARKMTALMQTSSSSGRPVLLHYSLKSGHSAGVSAAQLIDDYADQLAFLWTETGPR; this is translated from the coding sequence ATGCGGACCGATTGGATTGCCTTAGCTATCGTTCTTACCACTGCCCTGACTCCTGTTGCAATCGCTGCTCAGACAGCCAAGGAATCACCCAAGGAACCGGCCCGCGACACAATTCGGGGCGGCGACCATATCCATCTACCGTCGCCGCCAGCCGCTGATGCCATTCCCGTTGTCGACAACTACTACGGTACGAAGATCACCGACAACTATCGCTGGCTGGAAGACGCAAAAAGCGCCGAAACCCGCGACTTCCTCGACAAACAGATCGCGTATACGGATCGCTACCTCAAGCAGGCAAAGGTTCGCCCCGAGTTCGCCGACAATCTGGATGCGCTGGTGCATGTCACAACCTGGACCACCCCCATTCAACGCGGCGACAGCTACTTTTTCACCAAGCGCCTCTCGGGTGAGGAGCAGCCTTCGATCTTCATGCGTCATGGCTGGGCCGCTTCAAGTGCAGTCAAATCCATCCCCAAATCCGCCAAGCAGACCACGTCCGAAGTGGGAAAAGACATCCGCCTGATTGATCCGGCATCCCTGAGCCGTGATCCCAACACCTCCGTCTCGCTTCTCGAAGTCTCTCAGGACGGCAGCCTGCTCATCTACGGAGTCCGCGAGGGTGGCGCGGATGAAGAGGAAGTCCATATCTTCAACGTTAAAACGCGCAAATCGATGGAGGATTCGCTGCCCGCCGAGCGCTATCAGAGCGTCGACTTCGCGCCCGACCTAAGCGGCGTCTATTACTCCCGTTTTACCCACAAAGGTTGCCTTGTTTACCTCCACAAATTCGGCACTCGCCCCAGCAGCGACATCCTTGTCTTTGGCCGCGAATTCCGCGGCGAGCCGCTGGCCGAGATGGACCTGATCTCCGCCAAAGTGACGGATGACGGCCACTATCTCGCCGTTACGATCAGCCGCGGCGTGCCTGCCAAACGCGTCGATATCGTGTTCCGCGACCTCAAGAAGCCCGGCAATCCCTTCGATCTCCTCATCTGGGGCACCGACTCGCGCTTTGCACCGCTCTACTCCAACGGCGACTGGTTCGTCCGCACCGACTATAAGGCTCCCAACGGCCGCATTCTCAGGGCCATCCCCGGCGGCGTTGCCCCGGACGCCTGGGAGACCATCGTTCCCGAGGGCCCCGACGTGCTGGACGGCGCCAATATCGTTGGCAACAAGCTCTTCGTCCATCGCCTGAAGGACGTCAAATCCGAAACCACCATCTACACGCTGCAAGGCAAGGCGACCGGCGCCATCCAGTATGACGGTATTGGAGACGCCTCCGTTGTCAGCGGCTCCGCGAAGGACCGATACGGCTTCTACAGCTTTCAATCCTTCATTCAGCCCCCGACCATCTACCGCTACGACACTACGACCGGCAAGCGGGAGATCTTCGCGCAGCCCAAAACGCCCTTCGATTCCAGCGAATATGAGTTGAAGCAGGTCTTCTACAAATCAAAAGACGGTACGCGCATTCCCATGTTCGTTGCCGGAAAAAAAGGCCTGAAGACGGACGGCAGCGAGCGGTTGCTCATGACTGGCTACGGCGGCTTTAATCTCAGCGAAACACCGGACTGGAACCCGCTGTGGGCGGCTTGGATGGCGCAGGGCGGCTGGTTTGCGCTTCCCAATCTGCGCGGCGGCGGCGAGTATGGCGAAGCATGGCATGAGCAGGGAATGTTCGCGAAGAAGCAGAATGTCTTCGACGATTTTTACGCCGCTGCAGAATACCTGATCGCCAATCACTATACTTCCGCCGCGCACTTCGCCATCAGCGGCCGCTCCAACGGCGGGCTGCTCATGGGCGCGGCCATGACCCAGCGCCCCGACCTCTTCGGCGCGATCTGGTGCGGCTATCCGCTGCTGGACATGCTCCGCTACCAGAGCTTCGAACTCGGCCGCCTCTGGACAGCCGAGTACGGATCGGCGGAGAACGAAAAGGATTTCCCTTATATCCGTAAGTATTCTCCCTATCAGAACGTGAAGCCGGACACCGCGTATCCCGCCATCATGTTCTTCACCGGCGATAGCGATACCCGCGTCGATCCGCTACACGCACGCAAGATGACAGCCCTCATGCAGACCTCCAGCAGCAGTGGACGTCCTGTCTTGCTTCACTACAGTCTCAAGAGCGGACATAGCGCCGGAGTCTCGGCAGCGCAATTGATTGACGACTACGCCGACCAACTTGCCTTCCTGTGGACGGAAACAGGCCCAAGGTAA
- a CDS encoding bifunctional diguanylate cyclase/phosphodiesterase — translation MPQLTHKPGTIPDAAEKARLDALHDLGILDTPPEPCFDAITRMAASCMKLDTAYLAFVDETRVWIKSKRPNEGKESPLNRSRHGSHYERIVLEGKPIIAIPHEDHPDIRPDSHPGASRKKPAHPRLFAGVPVRTASGHVVGALCVCGARSNYSVSDQELSLLEQLAALITDELELRDRRRTMPAISKNLKSNPESYPLYAGATAGSQDEGTPTLWPRHADMVHALNLNQFVLFYQPEVELTTRRIVGVEALVRWQHPQRGLVSPLDFIPQAEENGLILPLGDWGLGQACRQLQTWQKKWPRLSNLRVCVNLSARQFSRIGLADHVESLLLETGISANQLGLELTESSLISDATEAARVLTSLNRLGVSLHMDDFGTGYSSLSHLHLFPFDVLKIDRSFVQRMSAGQQSLQIVQTILELARVLGMDVVAEGIETEEQSKMLLELGCRYGQGYLFSPPLPATEIEALLAHPELPLHEEPRTPIAGQVLPEALPEAPAHAAS, via the coding sequence ATGCCCCAACTCACACACAAACCTGGGACGATACCAGACGCAGCGGAAAAGGCGCGTCTCGACGCCTTGCACGATTTGGGGATTCTCGACACCCCGCCCGAACCTTGCTTTGACGCCATCACCCGCATGGCCGCGAGTTGCATGAAGCTGGACACAGCTTACCTTGCCTTTGTGGACGAAACCCGCGTCTGGATCAAGTCGAAGCGCCCAAACGAGGGGAAGGAATCACCGCTAAACCGTTCCCGGCATGGCTCGCACTACGAGCGAATAGTGCTCGAAGGCAAACCCATTATCGCCATCCCGCACGAGGACCATCCAGACATCCGTCCCGACAGCCATCCCGGCGCCAGCCGCAAGAAACCCGCCCACCCGCGCCTCTTCGCCGGGGTGCCCGTGCGTACAGCGAGCGGACACGTTGTCGGAGCATTGTGTGTCTGCGGAGCCAGGTCAAATTACAGCGTTTCCGATCAGGAATTGAGCCTGCTTGAGCAGTTGGCGGCTCTCATCACCGATGAGCTGGAGCTGAGAGATCGGCGCCGCACCATGCCTGCGATCAGCAAAAACCTGAAATCCAATCCGGAAAGTTACCCGTTGTACGCGGGCGCAACCGCAGGTTCTCAGGATGAGGGCACACCCACGCTCTGGCCGAGACATGCCGACATGGTCCACGCGCTCAACCTGAACCAGTTCGTGCTCTTTTACCAGCCTGAAGTGGAGTTGACGACACGGAGGATCGTCGGAGTCGAAGCCCTCGTTCGCTGGCAACATCCGCAGCGCGGTCTAGTCTCCCCGCTCGATTTCATCCCGCAGGCCGAGGAAAACGGGCTGATTCTTCCCCTGGGAGACTGGGGGCTGGGCCAGGCATGCCGCCAGTTACAGACATGGCAAAAAAAGTGGCCCCGGCTTTCGAATCTGCGGGTCTGCGTAAACCTTTCCGCCCGCCAGTTTTCCCGCATTGGCCTCGCCGATCACGTCGAGTCGCTGCTTCTCGAAACCGGCATATCGGCGAATCAGCTTGGCCTGGAATTGACGGAATCCAGCCTGATCTCCGATGCGACCGAAGCAGCCAGGGTCCTGACCAGCCTCAACCGTCTCGGCGTCTCCCTGCACATGGACGACTTCGGGACTGGCTACAGTTCCCTCAGCCACCTTCACCTCTTTCCCTTCGACGTTCTCAAGATCGATCGCTCCTTTGTGCAGCGCATGAGCGCTGGCCAGCAATCTCTTCAGATCGTCCAGACCATCCTTGAACTGGCTCGTGTTCTGGGCATGGATGTGGTTGCCGAGGGAATTGAAACCGAAGAGCAGTCCAAAATGTTGCTGGAGTTGGGATGCCGCTATGGCCAGGGATACCTGTTTTCTCCGCCGCTTCCTGCAACGGAGATCGAAGCTTTGCTGGCTCATCCGGAACTACCCCTGCACGAGGAGCCCCGGACGCCCATCGCCGGTCAAGTACTCCCTGAAGCACTCCCGGAGGCTCCGGCTCACGCGGCTTCGTAG
- a CDS encoding plasmid mobilization protein: MSRFVPPPETGEQEFAAFLEPFLERLTGSSRDETAEQDSGVYFTSSEHGAKNAEKNSVANSVATSRTMTRPLAPESKARKRAAESEGAQISYEKALRLHTRHRNVSEDDLPKAEPDGNDPQNHLGVDSANIAPAGHAKSGRPTGPDLEIANASRKTKQAKSLNRTGLSKSKQKGKSSAPSIVGPKTSRAKGHRLSNQEAPGPYLQKLRPQALQLPQRRAVVSVRLTEVEFAQLRDRADESGISVSAYMRSCVLDAEILRAQVKQALAEMRAFRDRSEPARNPAIAPSRNADAADCGAWFRVLQRSAAFLLSPLLPFRRSA; this comes from the coding sequence ATGAGCCGCTTTGTTCCCCCACCGGAGACTGGAGAGCAGGAGTTCGCCGCATTCCTGGAACCATTCCTGGAACGCCTTACCGGCAGTTCCAGAGACGAGACCGCCGAGCAGGACTCCGGAGTCTATTTCACGTCGAGCGAGCACGGGGCGAAAAACGCGGAGAAAAACTCTGTAGCGAATTCGGTCGCAACCAGCCGCACAATGACGCGCCCTTTGGCCCCGGAATCGAAAGCTCGTAAACGCGCAGCGGAATCCGAAGGCGCGCAGATCAGTTACGAGAAGGCGCTGCGATTGCACACCCGGCATCGCAATGTATCGGAAGACGATCTCCCGAAGGCCGAACCAGACGGGAACGATCCCCAGAACCATCTCGGGGTCGATTCTGCAAACATTGCCCCGGCAGGACATGCCAAATCCGGCAGGCCAACCGGTCCTGATCTGGAGATTGCCAACGCATCAAGGAAGACAAAGCAGGCCAAATCCCTAAATCGCACGGGGCTGTCCAAGAGCAAACAGAAGGGAAAATCGTCGGCTCCGTCCATAGTTGGGCCGAAGACGTCGCGAGCGAAAGGACATCGTCTGTCGAACCAGGAGGCTCCGGGACCGTATCTGCAGAAGTTACGGCCTCAAGCCCTGCAATTGCCGCAAAGGCGAGCCGTCGTCTCCGTCCGGCTTACGGAGGTGGAATTTGCTCAACTCCGTGACCGGGCCGATGAATCTGGCATATCGGTCTCTGCTTATATGCGCTCGTGTGTTCTCGACGCGGAGATTCTCCGCGCCCAGGTCAAACAGGCGCTCGCTGAAATGCGGGCGTTTCGTGACAGATCAGAGCCTGCGCGCAATCCAGCCATCGCGCCCTCGCGAAACGCCGATGCCGCTGATTGTGGCGCGTGGTTCCGAGTACTCCAGCGATCCGCGGCATTTCTCCTGAGTCCGCTCCTTCCATTTCGGCGCAGCGCCTGA
- a CDS encoding polysaccharide biosynthesis protein, protein MTWLERGKLFLIPKLRAAFHFLTKQGIAMAGNMLYGLLCVRMLPVPSYAKFAVLFGFMGSLTTLLDVGMSGTITPLVGGQIANLPLIANYVASIRRIAVRMYLVVAPVAGVIFVLLVQRQHWGALVVAQMVVVLLVTTWFARVSSAYGAVLILRRDRSRYYRAQIIGSLGSLTLLVIFWALHGMNVYVGILLNVAQTLFLAFTYYRRARELLGVKGQPSAPQEKAIVRLAMPNVPSTVFYAIQGQVMLMLIIVFGHNVSSVASIGALGRLGQILVLFSQMNIILAEPFFAKLEKARLKRIYLLAVGLVALGVAAFSALAFLFPEAFLWILGPHYSQLRVEVGLMVLSSSIQYLSGFLWIVHSSRRFVYWWVTIANIALILAVEVLFIWKVDLSIVRNVLIMNVASALVSLAVNLSCGVYGFLRGGQELHQPGLQESLESGT, encoded by the coding sequence ATGACGTGGTTGGAAAGAGGGAAGTTATTTCTTATTCCAAAGCTTCGGGCTGCGTTTCATTTTCTGACGAAGCAGGGAATCGCGATGGCGGGCAATATGCTCTATGGCCTGCTTTGCGTAAGGATGCTTCCCGTCCCGTCCTATGCCAAGTTTGCCGTGTTGTTTGGCTTTATGGGCTCTTTGACAACTCTGCTCGACGTTGGCATGTCAGGAACGATAACTCCACTCGTGGGCGGCCAGATCGCCAATCTTCCTCTGATTGCCAACTACGTCGCTTCTATCCGCAGAATCGCAGTGCGCATGTACCTGGTTGTTGCTCCCGTCGCGGGAGTGATCTTTGTTCTGTTGGTGCAGAGGCAGCATTGGGGCGCGCTCGTGGTGGCGCAGATGGTTGTTGTGCTGCTGGTAACAACGTGGTTTGCGCGAGTGAGTTCCGCCTATGGCGCAGTATTAATCCTGCGGCGTGACCGCAGCCGCTACTATCGCGCGCAGATCATCGGCAGTCTTGGATCGCTGACTCTTCTGGTGATCTTCTGGGCTCTGCATGGCATGAATGTCTATGTCGGAATTCTGCTGAACGTTGCGCAGACTCTCTTTCTCGCCTTTACCTACTACCGGCGCGCGCGGGAACTGCTGGGAGTCAAGGGCCAGCCAAGCGCACCGCAGGAAAAGGCAATCGTTCGATTGGCAATGCCGAATGTGCCCAGCACGGTCTTTTATGCCATCCAGGGCCAGGTCATGCTGATGTTGATCATTGTCTTTGGGCACAATGTATCGAGTGTGGCCAGCATTGGCGCGTTGGGCCGATTGGGCCAGATTCTTGTATTGTTTTCGCAGATGAATATTATTCTGGCCGAACCGTTCTTCGCAAAGCTCGAGAAGGCGCGGCTCAAACGGATTTACCTATTGGCCGTGGGGTTGGTGGCTCTTGGTGTGGCGGCATTTTCAGCACTGGCCTTTCTCTTTCCCGAGGCCTTTCTCTGGATACTGGGACCGCACTACAGCCAACTGCGGGTTGAGGTTGGTCTGATGGTTCTCAGCTCTTCCATTCAATATCTCAGCGGATTCTTATGGATCGTGCATTCCTCGCGCCGCTTCGTCTATTGGTGGGTCACGATTGCCAATATAGCTCTTATCCTGGCAGTGGAGGTGCTGTTTATTTGGAAGGTAGATCTCAGCATAGTGCGGAATGTTCTGATCATGAATGTCGCGTCGGCGCTGGTCTCACTGGCGGTCAATCTCTCCTGCGGCGTTTACGGATTCTTGCGAGGCGGGCAAGAGCTACATCAGCCGGGGCTGCAGGAAAGCCTGGAGTCCGGAACGTAG
- a CDS encoding GumC family protein, whose protein sequence is MTTNPPIAATKFTENAIHLSDIVRILRKYGLYLLGLMILGATLATLWAKFQTPQYDAVAMVHMDQHSSISIGSGGGGSGDEYSLKMQTLIIGFQSPTIAEMTMRRLDLAKHPVFAGGAHINLDNPVQRDQLVHQFLGSLSVTQVPRSELLSIRFRSSSPALAASVANTLVDVYMEQSFAQRYKSTQDITHYLTVQMDSLKQKIQDEQNDLLNSEAKLGILSSTANSDSSMLVSETTQLLSERVKVQSDRYLAEAEYQNMLHHPDASIPPDIPSAGALVALQSQLAASQSQVASLEDRYGPNYPPLQQAKAQLSSLQKSAEGLRQNVLNGAAENLERAQKAEQSINDRLGALQKEAQGKTPDTVRYEILKSQYISDQTLYNVLLSAMGTGAIQAGMQSQELNRFTAAEVPGIKAYPNVRADTMAGAAGGFLIALVIVGIIVLNSDTVQTVEQVEEGLPMPVLASVPEYKEDLAAMRLSDDVLPLVTLLAPRSAGTEAYRLLRTAITLMPVSQKHRVISLTSCGPGEGKSTTALNLAVVLATQSKRVLLIDADLRKPTIAQRLKMPATDQPGLSRFLSDVTVAPEECVQKVPEVAGLDVIPVQEIPPFPSELLGQGRLEQLLAWSRDHYDYVLIDTPPVLLVTDALIIASHCDTLLVVVRIGVAQKRALRRIRQDLAKYPGKQTGVVVNALPHADTYYGGYGNYRKYYGKGYGGGGSYYGSGVGGYLSSGKKK, encoded by the coding sequence GTGACGACAAATCCACCAATAGCGGCGACGAAATTCACGGAGAACGCGATACACCTTTCCGATATTGTCCGTATTCTGCGGAAATATGGATTGTATCTGCTCGGTCTTATGATCCTCGGCGCTACGCTGGCTACGCTGTGGGCGAAATTTCAAACTCCGCAGTATGATGCCGTTGCGATGGTTCATATGGACCAGCATAGTTCCATAAGTATCGGTAGCGGCGGGGGCGGCAGCGGCGACGAGTATAGCCTGAAGATGCAAACACTGATTATCGGTTTTCAGAGCCCGACGATTGCAGAGATGACGATGCGCAGGCTCGATCTGGCCAAGCACCCTGTCTTCGCGGGTGGAGCGCATATCAATCTTGATAATCCAGTTCAGCGGGATCAATTGGTACACCAGTTCCTGGGGTCATTGAGTGTGACCCAGGTTCCAAGATCGGAGCTTCTATCGATCCGGTTTCGAAGCTCGAGCCCGGCATTGGCGGCCTCGGTGGCCAACACGCTGGTCGATGTCTACATGGAACAAAGCTTTGCCCAGCGCTACAAGAGCACTCAGGACATAACGCACTATCTGACAGTGCAGATGGATAGTCTGAAGCAGAAGATTCAGGACGAACAGAACGATCTTCTGAATTCTGAGGCAAAGCTCGGAATCTTATCTTCCACCGCTAACTCGGATTCGAGCATGCTCGTTAGCGAAACGACGCAGCTACTCAGCGAGCGCGTAAAGGTCCAGAGCGACCGATATCTTGCGGAAGCTGAATATCAGAATATGCTTCATCATCCCGATGCGAGCATTCCTCCTGATATTCCATCCGCCGGCGCGCTGGTTGCTTTGCAATCCCAATTGGCCGCCTCACAGTCACAGGTGGCATCGCTGGAAGATCGGTATGGGCCGAATTATCCACCTCTTCAGCAGGCCAAGGCTCAGCTTTCCAGTCTGCAAAAGAGCGCTGAGGGCCTCCGCCAGAATGTTCTCAACGGCGCCGCGGAGAACCTTGAACGAGCGCAGAAGGCAGAGCAAAGCATCAATGACCGTCTGGGGGCGTTGCAAAAGGAGGCTCAAGGCAAGACTCCCGACACGGTGCGCTACGAGATTCTGAAATCCCAATACATCAGCGATCAGACACTTTACAACGTGTTGCTCTCTGCCATGGGAACGGGCGCAATTCAGGCCGGTATGCAATCTCAGGAACTGAATCGCTTCACCGCGGCTGAGGTGCCAGGGATCAAGGCGTATCCAAATGTGCGCGCCGATACGATGGCCGGCGCGGCAGGCGGATTTCTGATTGCACTTGTGATCGTCGGAATCATTGTCTTGAACAGCGATACGGTGCAGACCGTGGAGCAGGTGGAAGAAGGACTACCTATGCCGGTATTGGCTTCTGTGCCGGAGTACAAGGAAGATCTGGCCGCCATGCGCCTTTCGGACGATGTGCTGCCCCTTGTGACCTTGCTTGCGCCGCGTTCCGCTGGCACAGAGGCATACCGGCTGCTGCGAACGGCGATTACCTTGATGCCGGTGAGCCAGAAGCATCGCGTTATCTCGTTGACAAGTTGCGGACCTGGAGAAGGCAAGTCTACGACCGCGCTGAACCTGGCCGTGGTTCTGGCGACTCAGTCCAAGCGAGTGCTGCTTATCGACGCCGATTTGCGCAAGCCGACGATTGCGCAACGGCTCAAAATGCCAGCGACCGACCAGCCTGGACTTAGCCGCTTTCTGAGCGACGTTACAGTAGCTCCCGAAGAATGTGTTCAGAAGGTGCCGGAGGTTGCGGGACTGGACGTTATCCCCGTTCAGGAGATTCCTCCATTTCCATCCGAACTTCTGGGTCAGGGAAGGCTGGAGCAGTTGCTTGCCTGGTCGCGCGATCACTACGACTACGTTCTAATCGATACACCGCCGGTTTTGCTTGTCACGGACGCGCTGATCATTGCATCCCACTGCGATACATTGCTCGTTGTGGTGCGCATTGGGGTCGCGCAGAAACGCGCGTTGCGCAGAATCCGGCAGGATCTGGCTAAGTATCCAGGCAAGCAGACGGGAGTTGTGGTGAATGCCTTGCCGCATGCCGACACCTACTACGGCGGCTATGGCAACTACCGAAAGTACTACGGCAAAGGCTACGGTGGCGGCGGGAGCTATTACGGTTCCGGAGTCGGCGGCTACCTCTCGTCCGGGAAGAAGAAGTAA